From a single Deinococcus humi genomic region:
- a CDS encoding DivIVA domain-containing protein, protein MTDLTRSDLTRDLTSELTPGTTARRDSNRLTPLDIRHQEFPGRFGGYRRDSVRTFLAQVSDELENLLGEQLRERETRARLERELEELKASQDQIRRAVVAAEKMAHDMRENATKESELIVAHANAQGESLMREAQARNVEFEAQHGARMTALEATFHARFADLERDHHQLLLERERVQTERINALEREFNERHTEYTSRLAGARQEYVQFLSGYRALMTSFSDLSARHVLPEDMPLPVSSLPGQHLKGQGRAPHRELADPTEAPPEQEGEKDTALLDGHQFL, encoded by the coding sequence ATGACTGACCTGACCCGATCTGACCTGACGCGAGACCTGACTTCTGAACTGACGCCCGGGACCACCGCCCGCCGGGATTCCAACAGGCTGACCCCGCTGGACATTCGCCACCAGGAATTTCCGGGTAGATTTGGTGGCTACCGGCGCGACAGCGTGCGCACCTTTCTGGCCCAGGTGTCCGACGAACTGGAGAACTTGCTGGGCGAGCAGTTGCGCGAACGCGAGACGCGTGCCCGGCTGGAGCGTGAACTGGAGGAGCTTAAAGCCTCCCAGGACCAGATTCGCCGCGCCGTGGTGGCCGCTGAGAAGATGGCCCATGACATGCGCGAGAACGCCACGAAGGAAAGCGAACTGATCGTGGCCCACGCCAACGCCCAGGGCGAGAGCCTGATGCGCGAGGCGCAGGCCCGCAACGTGGAATTCGAGGCCCAGCATGGAGCGCGTATGACCGCCCTGGAAGCCACCTTCCACGCCCGCTTCGCCGACCTGGAGCGCGATCACCATCAATTACTCCTGGAGCGCGAGCGCGTGCAGACCGAGCGCATCAACGCGCTGGAACGCGAGTTCAACGAGCGCCATACCGAGTACACCTCGCGTCTGGCCGGGGCGCGGCAGGAATACGTGCAATTCCTGAGCGGTTACCGCGCCCTGATGACCTCCTTTTCTGATCTGTCGGCCCGTCATGTGCTGCCCGAGGACATGCCCCTGCCGGTCTCCAGCCTGCCTGGTCAGCACCTCAAGGGCCAGGGCCGGGCGCCTCACAGGGAACTGGCCGATCCGACGGAAGCTCCCCCAGAACAGGAGGGCGAGAAGGACACGGCCCTGTTGGACGGCCACCAGTTCCTGTAA
- a CDS encoding nucleoside deaminase, whose translation MNDTDRRHLTRCVELAETALQCGNDPFGSLIVSGAGEVLFEDQNRTAGGDATQHPEFAIARWAAAHLSPQEWVRATVYTSGEHCAMCSAAHGWVGLGRIVYASSSRQLTQWMDELGMPAGPVKPLAIGDVLRDSNVEGPEPSLSGRIRELHERNVRRQAGK comes from the coding sequence ATGAATGACACAGATAGAAGGCATCTGACGCGCTGTGTCGAGCTGGCCGAGACCGCGCTTCAATGTGGAAACGACCCCTTCGGCTCACTGATCGTCTCAGGGGCGGGCGAGGTTCTGTTCGAGGACCAGAACCGCACAGCGGGCGGTGACGCCACCCAGCACCCGGAGTTCGCCATTGCCCGCTGGGCTGCCGCCCATCTCTCGCCTCAGGAATGGGTGCGGGCCACGGTCTACACTTCCGGCGAGCACTGCGCGATGTGTTCCGCCGCCCACGGCTGGGTCGGACTGGGACGCATCGTGTACGCAAGTTCGTCCAGACAGCTGACCCAGTGGATGGATGAACTGGGCATGCCTGCTGGGCCAGTCAAGCCGCTCGCCATTGGCGACGTGCTGCGCGACTCCAATGTCGAGGGCCCCGAGCCGTCCCTGAGCGGGCGCATCCGCGAACTGCACGAACGAAACGTCCGCAGGCAGGCTGGAAAGTAA
- a CDS encoding cytochrome P450 translates to MSPQNLPQVRLPVTEPAFVQNPYPLLAQLREEQPVFFDPEMNRVVLTRHADIGAVLRDKRFGRSALHRYSRDELGWPPPDPAQRHFDAFNGNHLLDSEPPKHTRLRSLVGLAFTPRRVEGLGVRIEAILAEQLRGLGHRGAFDLVADYAEPLPVTVIAELLGVPPEARAMLRPWSAAIVRLYEPSVGPSQQAEAERAVLDFSALLRDLSQQRRLRPQDDLITALVQAEEAGDRLSEQELIDTCILLLNAGHEASVNGLAAGVLALLREREHWDLLVAAAPREDSLPLFRRAAEELLRFDTPLPMFERIVLEPLELYGATLQPGDRVSLLYASGNRDPRKFDQPDILKLDRDPNPHLTFGLGIHYCLGAPLARLELALSLRALCRALPRLRLANADEPGQYTGGFVIRGLARLDVVAD, encoded by the coding sequence ATGTCACCCCAGAACCTGCCGCAGGTCCGTCTGCCGGTCACCGAGCCAGCTTTCGTGCAAAATCCCTATCCGCTGCTGGCTCAGCTTCGTGAGGAACAGCCCGTCTTCTTCGATCCGGAGATGAACCGGGTGGTACTGACCCGCCATGCGGACATTGGCGCGGTGCTGCGCGACAAACGCTTCGGGCGCAGCGCCCTGCACCGCTATTCGCGCGACGAGCTGGGCTGGCCGCCCCCCGATCCTGCGCAGCGCCATTTCGATGCCTTTAACGGCAACCACCTGCTGGACAGTGAACCGCCCAAGCACACCCGGCTGCGTTCGCTGGTGGGGCTGGCCTTCACGCCGCGCCGGGTGGAGGGCCTGGGGGTCCGTATCGAGGCGATTCTGGCCGAGCAGTTGCGTGGACTGGGACATCGGGGTGCCTTCGATCTGGTGGCCGACTACGCCGAGCCGCTGCCCGTCACCGTCATTGCCGAACTGCTGGGCGTGCCGCCGGAGGCCCGCGCCATGCTGCGTCCTTGGTCTGCCGCCATCGTCAGGCTGTACGAGCCCAGCGTGGGGCCGTCACAGCAGGCCGAGGCCGAGCGCGCTGTGCTGGACTTCAGCGCCCTGCTGCGAGACCTGAGCCAGCAGCGCCGCCTACGCCCTCAAGACGATCTGATCACCGCCCTGGTGCAGGCCGAGGAAGCCGGGGACCGCCTGAGCGAGCAGGAGCTGATCGATACCTGCATCCTGCTGCTGAATGCCGGGCACGAGGCCAGCGTCAATGGGCTGGCGGCGGGCGTGCTGGCGCTCTTGCGGGAACGGGAACACTGGGACCTGCTGGTGGCCGCGGCTCCGCGTGAGGACAGTCTCCCGCTCTTCCGCCGCGCCGCCGAGGAGTTGTTGCGTTTTGACACACCGCTCCCGATGTTCGAGCGCATCGTGCTGGAGCCGCTGGAGTTGTACGGCGCAACTCTCCAGCCGGGAGACCGCGTTTCACTGCTGTACGCGAGTGGCAACCGTGATCCTCGCAAATTCGATCAGCCCGATATCCTGAAGCTGGACCGCGATCCCAACCCGCACCTGACCTTCGGGCTGGGCATCCACTACTGCCTGGGTGCGCCGCTGGCCCGGTTGGAACTGGCGTTGAGTCTGCGGGCGCTATGCCGCGCGTTGCCCAGATTGCGCCTGGCTAACGCCGACGAGCCAGGTCAGTACACCGGTGGCTTTGTCATTCGCGGCTTGGCGCGGCTGGATGTGGTGGCCGATTGA
- a CDS encoding DUF554 domain-containing protein — MSLLSQLSGTLVNVGTVLLGTIIGLMVGGRLPARTQQALLQTLSLVTVFIGLDMAANLNRVSAGSIPGVIVALISLAAGVVIGEALGIEEALNRLGERLRTRFKGEGRFTEGFVAASLLFCVGPLTFVGGLQNGLTGDSSSYILKSTLDGISALALAGAYGLGVGFSAVTVLIVQGGISLAAGGLASTLLGGADPETLKTNPYILVLTGAGGLSIVGISWNLMLAGLGLEDRRVRVGSMLPALLLAPLLLWVALRIAG; from the coding sequence ATGAGCCTTCTCTCGCAACTGTCGGGCACCCTGGTCAATGTCGGCACCGTGCTGCTGGGGACGATCATCGGTCTGATGGTGGGGGGGCGGCTGCCCGCGCGCACGCAGCAGGCGCTGCTCCAGACCCTCAGTCTGGTCACGGTGTTTATCGGTCTGGACATGGCGGCGAACCTGAACCGGGTCTCGGCAGGCAGCATTCCAGGGGTGATTGTGGCGTTGATCAGCTTGGCAGCGGGAGTGGTGATCGGTGAGGCGCTGGGCATTGAGGAAGCGCTGAACCGTCTGGGCGAACGACTGCGGACGCGCTTCAAGGGCGAGGGCCGCTTTACCGAGGGCTTCGTGGCCGCCAGTCTGCTGTTCTGCGTGGGGCCACTGACCTTCGTGGGTGGATTGCAGAACGGCCTGACCGGAGACAGCAGCAGTTACATTCTGAAAAGCACGCTGGACGGCATCTCGGCATTGGCGCTGGCGGGCGCCTACGGCCTGGGTGTGGGCTTCAGCGCTGTGACCGTGCTGATCGTGCAGGGCGGAATCAGTCTGGCCGCGGGGGGTTTGGCCTCCACGCTGCTGGGCGGCGCGGATCCTGAGACCCTCAAGACCAATCCTTACATCCTGGTGTTGACTGGGGCGGGCGGTCTGAGCATCGTGGGGATCAGCTGGAACCTGATGCTGGCGGGCCTGGGCCTGGAGGACCGGCGCGTCAGGGTGGGTAGCATGCTGCCGGCGCTGCTGCTTGCGCCGCTACTGCTGTGGGTGGCCCTGCGGATCGCCGGGTAA
- a CDS encoding PsbP-related protein produces the protein MTKKVVLSLAGLTLLGSALAATYTNAENGFAVTPPSGWKQVSFPGAAVVFADKPVGNFAPNVNVVVQPVPPGMTLAQYHALSLDQIKKLITDSKIIRTRATTLGGAKANETIYTGRQGVYTLYFIATYAVTGGKAYLVTATTQGNQAQLTPVNAAFVKSFKILR, from the coding sequence ATGACCAAAAAAGTCGTCCTGAGCCTGGCGGGCCTGACCCTGCTGGGTTCCGCCCTGGCCGCCACGTACACGAACGCCGAGAACGGCTTTGCCGTAACGCCGCCGTCCGGCTGGAAACAGGTGAGTTTTCCGGGCGCGGCAGTGGTCTTCGCCGACAAACCGGTGGGGAACTTCGCACCCAACGTGAATGTGGTTGTGCAGCCGGTGCCACCAGGCATGACCCTGGCGCAATATCACGCGCTGAGTCTGGACCAGATCAAGAAATTGATCACCGACAGCAAGATCATCCGCACGCGGGCCACCACACTGGGCGGCGCGAAAGCCAATGAGACCATCTACACCGGGCGGCAGGGCGTGTACACCCTGTATTTCATCGCGACCTACGCCGTCACGGGCGGCAAAGCCTATCTGGTGACGGCCACCACCCAGGGCAACCAGGCCCAGCTGACCCCGGTCAACGCCGCCTTCGTGAAAAGCTTCAAAATTTTGCGTTGA
- a CDS encoding DUF4384 domain-containing protein, protein MSNLKRISSLTVLLGLTVPALAAPRISAQSIIVNPTQPELNVQVWTNRDASGTGNPVYGIGERISVGVKTSADAYLYLFNVNADGNIDLFFPNAYEDSNYVPAGTRVFPGNGAKYSLSVGGPNGQDKLLAVVSTTELSLNDIATFEGQQQFATVNVQGQDGLAQALSIVVNPLPDNAWVTDTAFFRVGSVAQTPRQPTPVTQIQPGERQDGSFDGAMVDAYARLKGTESLGQATTYAVPWGDGWWQKFNGVAAYGDAALLHANGSSRSYSVHGRLLDRYLALAQAENGATRPPSRLGWAAGDEKIIPQNRYGTTGLYGFFQNGALYDSQKYGTFWLTGPVLKAYQGLGGSGSFLGFPTRDQYLLNGAWAADFEGGSIRTVNGATRIYRK, encoded by the coding sequence ATGTCCAACCTCAAGCGTATCTCCAGCCTGACCGTCCTGCTGGGTCTGACCGTCCCTGCCCTGGCGGCCCCCAGGATCAGCGCCCAGAGCATCATCGTCAATCCGACGCAGCCGGAACTGAACGTGCAGGTCTGGACGAATCGTGATGCCAGCGGCACGGGCAACCCTGTTTACGGGATCGGTGAACGCATCAGCGTGGGGGTCAAGACCAGTGCGGACGCCTACCTATACCTGTTCAACGTCAACGCGGACGGCAACATCGACCTCTTCTTTCCAAACGCCTATGAGGACAGCAATTATGTTCCGGCAGGCACGCGGGTCTTTCCAGGCAACGGCGCGAAGTACAGCCTGAGTGTCGGCGGCCCCAACGGACAGGACAAGTTGCTGGCGGTGGTCAGCACCACCGAACTGAGCCTGAATGATATCGCCACCTTTGAGGGCCAGCAGCAGTTCGCCACCGTCAACGTGCAGGGCCAGGATGGGCTGGCCCAGGCGCTGAGCATCGTGGTCAATCCGCTGCCTGACAACGCTTGGGTGACCGACACGGCCTTCTTCCGGGTGGGCAGCGTGGCGCAGACCCCTCGGCAGCCCACGCCCGTGACGCAAATTCAACCGGGCGAGCGCCAGGACGGCTCTTTCGACGGCGCGATGGTGGACGCCTACGCCCGTTTGAAGGGGACTGAATCGTTGGGCCAAGCCACCACCTACGCCGTGCCGTGGGGCGACGGCTGGTGGCAGAAATTCAACGGCGTAGCAGCCTATGGCGACGCGGCGTTGTTGCACGCCAACGGCAGCAGCCGCTCGTACTCGGTGCATGGCCGTCTGCTGGACCGCTACTTGGCGCTGGCACAGGCCGAGAACGGCGCAACCCGGCCCCCCAGCCGTCTGGGCTGGGCGGCCGGAGATGAAAAGATCATTCCCCAGAACCGTTACGGCACCACTGGCCTGTACGGCTTCTTCCAGAACGGCGCGCTGTACGACTCGCAGAAATACGGCACCTTCTGGCTGACCGGCCCGGTGCTCAAGGCCTACCAGGGTCTGGGCGGCAGCGGCAGCTTTCTGGGCTTTCCCACCCGTGACCAGTACCTGCTGAACGGGGCCTGGGCCGCCGATTTCGAGGGTGGGAGCATTCGCACCGTGAACGGCGCCACCCGGATCTACCGCAAGTAA
- a CDS encoding YggS family pyridoxal phosphate-dependent enzyme — MSLPEVVAHLRALEQEAGREAGSAKLVAVTKGQDLGSIEKHVLAHGTYPLGEGRAQELRDKAADRPDWEWHYIGALQRNKIKYLRPVTLVHAIEATWQAEAIAEAAQKWGHAPDLLLQLHNGEEQKHGIPADELAATLASVRETGLTVRGLMVMAPDFGAPVEQTEAESRILRLFTDTARRAHDLGLPELSMGMSSDYPLAVRAGATLVRVGRSLFT, encoded by the coding sequence ATGAGCCTGCCCGAAGTCGTCGCCCACCTGCGGGCGCTGGAGCAGGAAGCCGGGCGTGAGGCAGGCAGCGCGAAACTGGTGGCCGTGACCAAGGGGCAGGATCTGGGAAGTATTGAGAAGCATGTGCTGGCCCACGGCACGTACCCGCTGGGTGAGGGCCGCGCCCAGGAACTGCGCGACAAGGCGGCCGACAGACCTGACTGGGAGTGGCACTACATCGGTGCGCTGCAGCGCAACAAGATCAAGTACCTGCGCCCGGTCACGCTGGTGCACGCCATTGAGGCCACCTGGCAGGCCGAGGCCATCGCTGAGGCCGCCCAGAAGTGGGGCCACGCGCCGGACCTGTTGCTGCAACTGCACAACGGCGAGGAGCAGAAGCACGGGATTCCGGCGGACGAACTTGCGGCGACGCTGGCAAGTGTGCGTGAGACCGGGCTGACCGTGCGCGGCCTGATGGTCATGGCCCCGGACTTCGGCGCGCCCGTGGAGCAGACCGAGGCCGAAAGCCGTATTCTGCGGCTCTTCACCGACACGGCGCGGCGGGCCCACGATCTGGGGCTGCCGGAACTGAGCATGGGCATGAGCAGCGACTACCCCCTGGCCGTGCGCGCAGGAGCCACCCTGGTGCGGGTGGGAAGGAGCCTCTTTACATGA
- a CDS encoding helix-turn-helix domain-containing protein — MTLSDQFQSLPMLLKVSQVADFTGTHERTVRRWIRDGRLGAVEHPNGLRVPRRSLWRFLGLDMALSA, encoded by the coding sequence ATGACCCTTTCAGACCAGTTTCAAAGCCTGCCCATGCTCCTGAAGGTCAGCCAGGTGGCCGATTTCACTGGCACCCACGAACGCACTGTTCGCCGCTGGATCAGGGATGGCCGTCTAGGCGCCGTCGAACATCCCAATGGTTTACGGGTGCCGCGACGCTCCCTGTGGCGGTTCCTGGGACTGGACATGGCCCTGAGCGCCTGA
- the nspC gene encoding carboxynorspermidine decarboxylase — protein MTVTDSRSADFQLPDVTPTGSIDWAAIPSPAFVLDESRLRRNLALISHVQQASGARIIVAFKGFSMWSTFGLLREYGITGATASSLNEARLAREEMRGDVHVYAPAYSDEEFGQILELADHLVFNSFSQWERFKPQVEAARAGGREIHVGIRINPEYAEVETDLYNPAGPFSRLGVTRREFREDLLEGVDGLHFHTLCEKDSDTLERTLEVVERNFGEFLPHMKWVNFGGGHLMTREGYDTLRLIRVVRAFRERWDVDVILEPGSAFGWQTGWLVSRVLDVVHNVKDAALLDVSVSAHMPDVLEMPYRPRILGAGDPPEHEHREANDYGGGYPYLIGGTTCLAGDVVGEYVFDHPLKIGDRVIFDDMIHYTMVKTTFFNGVKHPDIGILHMDGSYERVKTFGYEEFKAKLS, from the coding sequence ATGACCGTGACCGACTCTCGCAGTGCTGATTTCCAGCTTCCTGACGTTACCCCAACCGGCAGCATCGACTGGGCCGCCATCCCCAGCCCGGCCTTCGTGCTCGACGAGTCGCGGCTGAGGCGCAATCTGGCGCTCATCTCGCACGTCCAGCAGGCGAGTGGGGCGCGAATCATCGTGGCCTTCAAGGGCTTCTCGATGTGGAGCACTTTTGGATTGCTGCGCGAGTACGGCATTACCGGGGCCACCGCCAGTAGCCTGAACGAGGCGAGGCTCGCCCGCGAGGAGATGCGGGGCGACGTTCACGTCTATGCCCCGGCCTACAGCGACGAGGAATTCGGGCAGATTCTGGAGCTGGCAGATCATCTGGTCTTCAACTCGTTCTCGCAGTGGGAACGCTTCAAACCGCAGGTGGAGGCCGCCCGCGCCGGGGGGCGTGAGATTCACGTCGGCATTCGGATCAACCCCGAGTACGCCGAGGTCGAGACTGACCTGTACAACCCCGCCGGGCCGTTCTCGCGCCTGGGCGTGACCCGCCGCGAGTTCCGGGAAGACCTGCTTGAAGGTGTGGACGGACTGCACTTTCATACCCTGTGCGAGAAGGACAGCGACACGCTGGAGCGCACATTGGAAGTCGTCGAGCGCAATTTCGGCGAATTCCTGCCCCACATGAAGTGGGTCAACTTTGGCGGCGGCCACCTGATGACCCGCGAGGGCTACGACACCCTGCGCCTGATCCGGGTGGTGCGTGCCTTCCGCGAGCGGTGGGACGTGGACGTGATCCTGGAACCGGGCAGCGCCTTCGGCTGGCAGACCGGCTGGCTGGTCAGCCGCGTGCTGGACGTGGTGCACAACGTCAAGGACGCCGCCCTGCTGGACGTGTCGGTCAGTGCCCACATGCCCGATGTGCTGGAAATGCCGTACCGCCCCCGTATCCTGGGCGCGGGCGATCCTCCTGAACACGAACACCGCGAGGCCAACGACTACGGCGGCGGCTACCCCTACCTGATCGGCGGCACGACCTGCCTGGCCGGAGACGTGGTGGGCGAGTACGTCTTTGATCACCCTCTCAAGATCGGTGATCGGGTGATTTTCGACGACATGATCCACTACACGATGGTCAAGACTACCTTCTTCAACGGCGTCAAGCACCCTGATATCGGCATCCTGCACATGGACGGCAGCTACGAGCGGGTCAAGACGTTCGGCTACGAGGAGTTCAAGGCCAAGCTGAGCTGA
- a CDS encoding 2-phosphosulfolactate phosphatase, with product MKLRVDLLPHGNYPDVVLVIDALRATTTAVAYLERGAQALLLTRTPEVALDLRGTQNDLVLAGERGGLPLPGFDFGNSPAEAGTQNFAGRTVVMNTTNGTGAAHIAAQSGKHVLLAALTNAHAAARRARALATEGIAIVCAGTDGRVGLEDVYTAGVLAEYLLAMGDFVLDDGARIALTVRRGAGDPAEALAGSDHGVHLTGLGLGEDVGLAAGLSTSTVVPTLVRGEDIPEGTLKFVAG from the coding sequence ATGAAATTGCGCGTCGATCTGCTGCCGCACGGGAATTACCCGGACGTGGTCCTGGTCATTGATGCTCTGCGCGCCACCACCACGGCGGTGGCGTATCTGGAACGCGGCGCGCAGGCGCTGCTGCTGACCCGCACGCCGGAGGTGGCCCTGGATCTGCGCGGTACCCAGAATGACCTCGTGCTGGCCGGGGAGCGGGGCGGCCTGCCCCTCCCCGGTTTCGACTTCGGCAACAGCCCGGCAGAGGCTGGAACGCAGAACTTCGCGGGCAGGACAGTGGTCATGAACACCACCAACGGCACCGGGGCGGCCCATATCGCCGCCCAGAGCGGCAAGCATGTGCTGCTGGCCGCCCTGACCAATGCCCACGCCGCCGCCCGCCGCGCCCGCGCCCTGGCCACAGAGGGCATTGCGATCGTCTGCGCCGGAACCGACGGGCGGGTGGGGCTGGAAGACGTGTACACCGCCGGCGTGCTGGCCGAGTATCTGCTGGCGATGGGGGATTTCGTGCTGGACGACGGTGCCCGGATTGCCCTGACCGTCAGGCGAGGGGCTGGCGATCCGGCTGAAGCCCTGGCGGGCAGCGATCACGGCGTGCATCTGACCGGTCTTGGGCTGGGTGAGGACGTGGGCCTCGCGGCGGGCCTGAGCACCAGCACGGTGGTGCCCACGCTGGTACGGGGAGAGGATATCCCTGAAGGAACGCTTAAATTCGTCGCAGGCTAG
- a CDS encoding leishmanolysin-related zinc metalloendopeptidase, with product MAQPTKVLGLALATLSLSAVLASCGQPQNAAAPALQNDTAAPMAAQVNISDLPIDPQLTRSPLQEQATEPYNITLNFAAGSSSSVVSAMRSAAARWEGVITQGLPSYRATIRAGSCGSNAAYRGTIDDLLVFTGNTEIDGPGGILAQSGPCSIRSASGLTTYSTLVFDTADLDQFSSQLADIAVHELGHSLGIGTLWQRFGLVSGIGGTNPTYQGGNGLREYRAAGGTLSSVPVENQGGSGTAGGHWRESTFKTELMTGYLNSGVFNPLSRMSVGSLQDMGYNVNYGAADAYRIPTVSGQGVGELLELGGREQLIKPTYRSE from the coding sequence ATGGCTCAGCCTACGAAAGTTCTCGGTCTTGCCCTTGCCACCCTCTCGCTGAGCGCCGTCCTGGCCTCGTGCGGGCAACCCCAGAACGCGGCGGCACCCGCCCTGCAAAACGATACGGCGGCGCCGATGGCGGCTCAGGTCAATATCAGCGATCTGCCCATTGATCCTCAGCTCACGCGCAGTCCGCTGCAGGAGCAGGCCACCGAGCCCTACAACATCACGCTGAATTTTGCGGCGGGCAGCAGTTCAAGTGTGGTGAGCGCCATGCGTTCGGCCGCCGCCCGGTGGGAAGGCGTGATTACGCAGGGCCTGCCCAGTTACCGCGCCACCATTCGTGCCGGATCGTGCGGCAGCAACGCTGCCTACAGAGGCACCATCGACGACCTGCTGGTCTTCACGGGAAACACCGAGATCGACGGCCCAGGCGGCATCCTGGCCCAGAGTGGACCATGCAGCATCCGCAGCGCGAGCGGCCTGACCACCTACAGCACGCTGGTTTTCGACACCGCCGATCTGGACCAGTTCAGCAGCCAGCTCGCCGACATCGCCGTGCATGAGCTGGGACACTCGCTGGGCATCGGGACGCTGTGGCAGCGCTTCGGGCTGGTCAGCGGCATCGGCGGGACCAATCCCACCTATCAGGGGGGTAACGGACTGCGCGAGTACCGTGCTGCGGGGGGCACCCTGAGCAGCGTTCCCGTGGAAAATCAGGGTGGCTCCGGCACGGCGGGTGGCCACTGGCGCGAAAGCACCTTCAAGACCGAGCTGATGACCGGCTACCTGAACAGCGGCGTTTTCAACCCCCTGTCGCGCATGAGCGTGGGTAGCCTGCAGGACATGGGTTACAACGTCAATTACGGGGCGGCGGACGCTTACCGCATTCCCACCGTCAGCGGTCAGGGTGTGGGCGAACTGCTGGAGCTCGGCGGTCGCGAACAGCTGATCAAGCCTACCTACCGCAGCGAATAA